A stretch of Blautia liquoris DNA encodes these proteins:
- a CDS encoding zf-HC2 domain-containing protein, with protein sequence MTCKECQQMIPDFLNNYLKPKELKRFIFHVRACSQCYEELETYVIVSLATQVFDENADVSYDIKDLLEKDLNEKENQLRRRKHRIIFLVVFILTFLILDVILTIHWFNA encoded by the coding sequence ATGACCTGTAAAGAGTGTCAGCAGATGATTCCTGACTTTCTGAACAATTATCTGAAACCGAAAGAGTTAAAGCGTTTTATCTTTCACGTCCGTGCATGTTCGCAGTGTTATGAGGAGCTGGAAACTTATGTGATCGTAAGTCTGGCCACACAGGTATTTGACGAAAATGCGGATGTATCTTATGATATTAAGGATCTCCTGGAAAAGGATTTGAACGAAAAAGAAAATCAACTTCGCAGGAGAAAACATAGAATCATCTTCCTTGTGGTATTTATCCTGACATTTTTAATTCTGGATGTAATACTGACGATCCATTGGTTTAACGCATAA
- the polA gene encoding DNA polymerase I, with protein sequence MSEKIVLIDGHSILNRAFYGVPNLSNSEGIHTNAVYGFLNILFKILEEEHPQYLTVAFDLNVPTFRHNRYAEYKGTRKPMPGELAEQVPLMKEVLKAMGVTIVTKEGYEADDILGTLAAKCETGGMEVTIVSGDRDLLQLATDHTMIRIPKTRFGQTTIEDYHAGDVVAKYQLLPYQIIELKALMGDASDNIPGIPGVGEKTATKILLEYQNIENAHEHVEDIRPNKAKNSLKEHYDMAKLSKELATICTDCPIDFDIESARMTNFYTPEAYEIFRRLDFKNLLTRFDEETAVSEKPLETEIIRNKDKLGKIIQSACDHGTVGISLIIQEKLWGIGISFGREEVYYAPVGDLLEEEYLKEKLDLLFSKCDIVSVLDLKEALKFTRAAKQKNVFDAQIAAYLINPLKAKYTYDDIAKEFAGEMLATVEDLFGKSKLPKLGTVSMDILAAYAGNMAYSVYCSRDPLEKMLKDLNMYELYTRIEIPLAFTLYDMEQAGMRVDAQSLKEYGDKLKLRIDELEQSIYQQAGEKFNINSPKQLGVVLFEKLQLPGGRKTKTGYSTAADILEKMAPSAPIVNDILEYRQMTKLKSTYADGLAGYIGADDRIHSTFNQTITATGRISSTEPNLQNIPIRMELGKMIRKVFIPKDGCLFIDADYSQIELRVLASLSADENLIEAYREEKDIHRMTASKVFHVPFGEVTPLQRRNAKAVNFGIVYGISSFGLSQDLNISRKEASQYIEDYFKNYPKIKEFLDEKVKTAKEDGYVTTKFGRRRPIPELKSSNFMQRSFGERVAMNAPIQGTAADIIKIAMIRVNERLKNEGYKSKLLLQVHDELLIEAPETEVKDVSALLKEEMTGAADLAVALEVDMHTGKDWYDAH encoded by the coding sequence ATGAGCGAAAAAATTGTATTAATAGATGGACATAGTATTTTGAACCGGGCATTCTATGGCGTGCCGAATCTGTCAAACTCAGAGGGCATTCATACGAATGCGGTATATGGCTTTTTAAACATTTTGTTTAAGATACTTGAGGAGGAGCATCCGCAGTATCTGACTGTGGCATTTGATCTCAATGTTCCTACGTTCCGCCACAATCGCTATGCCGAATATAAAGGGACGAGAAAACCTATGCCGGGTGAGCTTGCAGAGCAGGTACCCCTGATGAAGGAAGTTCTGAAAGCGATGGGAGTGACAATTGTGACAAAAGAGGGGTATGAGGCTGATGATATCTTAGGAACCCTTGCAGCGAAGTGTGAGACAGGCGGGATGGAAGTCACAATTGTGTCAGGAGACCGGGACTTGCTTCAGCTGGCCACAGATCACACGATGATACGAATCCCTAAGACTAGATTTGGTCAGACTACCATAGAAGATTATCATGCGGGTGATGTGGTTGCCAAATATCAGCTGCTGCCATATCAGATTATTGAACTGAAGGCACTGATGGGTGACGCCTCTGATAATATTCCTGGAATTCCGGGAGTAGGTGAAAAAACGGCGACAAAGATCCTACTGGAATATCAGAATATTGAAAATGCTCATGAACATGTGGAGGATATCAGACCGAATAAGGCAAAAAACTCCCTGAAAGAACATTATGATATGGCTAAGCTTTCAAAAGAGCTCGCAACGATCTGTACGGATTGTCCGATTGATTTTGATATCGAAAGTGCCCGAATGACAAATTTTTATACACCTGAGGCATACGAGATTTTTCGCAGGCTTGATTTTAAAAATCTGCTGACGCGGTTTGATGAAGAAACTGCGGTTTCAGAGAAGCCGCTTGAGACAGAAATCATTCGAAATAAAGACAAACTGGGGAAAATTATTCAGAGTGCCTGTGATCACGGTACGGTCGGCATTTCACTGATTATTCAGGAAAAGCTTTGGGGTATTGGTATCTCTTTTGGAAGAGAAGAGGTATATTACGCTCCGGTGGGAGATCTTTTAGAAGAGGAGTACTTAAAAGAGAAGCTGGATCTTCTTTTCTCAAAATGCGATATAGTTTCAGTGCTGGATCTCAAAGAGGCTCTTAAATTTACAAGAGCAGCAAAACAGAAAAATGTATTCGATGCACAGATTGCGGCTTATCTTATTAATCCCCTGAAAGCAAAGTATACGTATGATGATATTGCAAAGGAATTCGCAGGTGAGATGCTTGCGACCGTAGAAGATTTATTCGGCAAGAGTAAACTGCCGAAACTTGGAACGGTGTCGATGGATATTCTTGCTGCTTACGCAGGAAATATGGCCTACAGCGTATACTGTTCCAGGGATCCACTTGAAAAAATGCTGAAAGATCTCAATATGTATGAATTATATACCAGAATTGAGATACCGTTGGCATTTACTTTATATGATATGGAACAGGCGGGCATGCGTGTCGATGCACAATCATTAAAAGAGTATGGGGATAAGCTGAAACTTCGCATTGATGAATTAGAACAGTCGATCTATCAGCAGGCTGGTGAGAAGTTCAATATCAATTCGCCCAAACAATTGGGGGTAGTTCTTTTTGAAAAATTACAACTTCCCGGGGGAAGAAAGACGAAGACCGGATATTCTACGGCTGCTGATATACTGGAAAAGATGGCCCCAAGTGCCCCGATTGTAAACGACATACTGGAATACAGACAGATGACGAAACTGAAATCTACGTATGCGGATGGACTGGCAGGTTATATTGGAGCGGATGATAGAATTCATTCTACATTTAACCAGACAATAACAGCAACCGGCCGTATCAGCAGCACAGAACCCAATCTGCAGAACATACCAATCCGCATGGAGTTGGGTAAGATGATCCGGAAGGTCTTCATACCAAAAGACGGATGTTTGTTTATTGATGCGGACTATTCCCAAATTGAGCTCCGTGTTCTTGCATCCCTCTCAGCGGATGAGAACCTGATTGAAGCTTACCGCGAAGAGAAAGATATTCACAGAATGACGGCTTCAAAGGTTTTTCATGTTCCCTTTGGTGAGGTAACCCCATTGCAGAGAAGAAACGCAAAAGCGGTTAATTTTGGAATTGTGTATGGTATCAGTTCCTTTGGGCTGAGTCAGGATTTGAATATCTCCCGAAAGGAAGCTTCACAGTACATTGAGGATTATTTTAAAAACTATCCCAAGATAAAAGAATTTCTGGATGAGAAGGTAAAAACGGCGAAAGAAGACGGATATGTTACGACCAAGTTCGGACGAAGAAGACCTATTCCAGAGTTAAAATCAAGTAATTTTATGCAGCGGTCTTTTGGCGAACGCGTTGCGATGAACGCTCCGATTCAGGGGACGGCGGCTGATATTATAAAAATTGCAATGATCCGTGTGAATGAACGATTAAAAAACGAGGGATACAAGTCCAAACTACTGCTTCAGGTTCACGATGAACTTCTTATTGAGGCACCGGAAACTGAAGTGAAAGACGTTTCGGCACTTTTGAAAGAGGAGATGACAGGTGCAGCTGATCTTGCAGTGGCGCTTGAGGTTGATATGCATACGGGAAAAGACTGGTATGATGCACATTAG
- the coaE gene encoding dephospho-CoA kinase (Dephospho-CoA kinase (CoaE) performs the final step in coenzyme A biosynthesis.) has protein sequence MKVIGITGGVGSGKSEVLNYIGRHYEAAVVQADEAAHLLMQPGGACYPAVMKLLGPGFTDQSGDLDRERIASVIFHDDVIRTQINQIVHPAVKQYVLESIERERQAGTPLFLIEAALLIEDHYDEICDELWYIYADEPVRRKRLVQDRLYASQKIDEIMKSQLSEVEFSSHCDFEINNSGDLADTIKQIDSRLHTYETL, from the coding sequence ATGAAAGTTATAGGCATCACCGGAGGTGTAGGATCCGGAAAAAGCGAAGTTTTAAATTATATTGGCAGACATTATGAAGCTGCTGTTGTCCAGGCAGATGAGGCGGCGCATCTTCTGATGCAGCCGGGTGGAGCATGCTATCCGGCAGTGATGAAACTGCTGGGGCCTGGATTTACGGATCAGTCAGGAGATCTGGACAGGGAAAGAATTGCATCCGTCATTTTCCATGATGATGTCATTCGAACACAGATCAATCAGATAGTGCATCCCGCGGTCAAACAATATGTTCTCGAGTCGATAGAGAGAGAAAGACAGGCCGGGACACCTCTTTTTTTAATCGAGGCTGCACTTTTGATTGAGGATCATTACGACGAAATCTGCGATGAATTGTGGTATATCTATGCGGATGAACCGGTTCGAAGAAAACGGCTGGTTCAGGACAGACTTTATGCGAGTCAGAAGATTGATGAGATCATGAAAAGTCAGCTTTCGGAGGTAGAATTTTCCAGCCACTGCGATTTTGAAATCAACAACAGTGGTGATCTGGCGGACACCATAAAACAGATAGATTCGAGGTTACATACATATGAAACTTTGTAG
- a CDS encoding MBL fold metallo-hydrolase, translating to MKLCSIASGSSGNCIFAGSDSTSVLIDAGISGKRVENGLNTIGFTGRDLDGILITHEHSDHIKGLGVLARKLHLPIYATVGTIDAILGCSSLGKFPDSIFREVRADEAFKIGDLNIDPFTISHDAVEPVGYRISHNNSSVGIATDLGKYDEYIIRHLQGLDALLLEANHDVNMLQVGSYPYYLKQRILSDKGHLSNCSAGQLLCKLLHDGMKEIMLGHLSRENNYEALAFETVCSEVTMGDNPYKSKDFHIQVAKREEVSKPVTV from the coding sequence ATGAAACTTTGTAGTATAGCAAGTGGGAGCAGCGGAAACTGTATCTTTGCCGGAAGTGATTCGACAAGTGTCTTAATTGATGCCGGGATCAGCGGAAAACGCGTTGAAAATGGACTTAATACGATTGGGTTTACGGGAAGAGATCTGGATGGAATTTTGATCACACATGAGCATTCAGACCATATCAAAGGTCTGGGTGTGCTTGCAAGAAAACTTCATCTTCCGATTTACGCGACAGTAGGAACAATTGATGCTATTCTTGGATGCAGCAGCCTGGGGAAATTTCCTGACAGTATCTTCAGGGAAGTGAGGGCGGATGAAGCTTTCAAAATTGGAGATCTTAATATCGATCCCTTTACAATTTCTCATGATGCAGTGGAACCGGTTGGATACAGAATCAGTCACAACAACAGTTCTGTCGGCATCGCAACGGACCTTGGAAAATACGATGAATATATTATCCGTCATCTGCAGGGACTGGATGCACTGCTGCTGGAGGCAAATCATGATGTCAATATGCTTCAGGTCGGAAGTTATCCTTATTATCTGAAACAGCGAATTCTGAGTGATAAAGGTCATCTTTCTAACTGCAGTGCAGGACAATTGTTATGTAAGTTACTTCATGACGGGATGAAGGAGATCATGCTTGGGCACCTGAGCAGGGAGAACAACTATGAGGCGCTGGCATTTGAGACGGTCTGCTCAGAAGTGACGATGGGAGACAATCCATACAAATCAAAAGATTTTCATATTCAGGTGGCAAAAAGAGAAGAAGTATCAAAACCAGTTACTGTCTGA
- a CDS encoding ACT domain-containing protein produces MKRTIISVVGKDTVGIIAKVCSYLASVNVNIEDITQTIIQGFFNMMMIVDTSSSSKDFQTISSELKEIGDNIGVTILCQHEEIFDMMHRI; encoded by the coding sequence ATGAAAAGAACAATAATTAGTGTTGTGGGAAAAGATACAGTAGGTATCATAGCAAAGGTGTGTTCCTATCTGGCATCTGTTAACGTAAATATTGAAGATATCACACAGACAATTATACAAGGTTTCTTTAATATGATGATGATTGTCGATACTTCCTCGTCTTCGAAAGATTTTCAGACGATATCCTCAGAGTTAAAAGAGATCGGAGATAATATTGGTGTCACGATTCTGTGCCAACATGAGGAGATCTTCGATATGATGCACAGAATATAG
- a CDS encoding PFL family protein has product MINMLEVNETNHMISEENLDVRTITMGISLLDCIDSDLTKVNEKIYHKIITYARKLVSTGDEITAQYGIPVVNKRISVTPIALVGAAACKRPEDFVTIAKTLDCAAHEVGVNFIGGYSALVSKGMTPAEENLIRSIPEAMAKTENVCASVNVGSTKTGINMDAVRLMGKIIKETAYATKDENCMGCAKLVVFCNAPDDNPFMAGAFHGVTEADAVINVGVSGPGVVKHALEKVRGEDFEVLCETIKKTAFKVTRVGQLVAGEASRRLGVPFGIVDLSLAPTPAIGDSVAEILEEIGLEAVGAPGTTAALALLNDQVKKGGVMASSYVGGLSGAFIPVSEDQGMIDAVNAGALTIEKLEAMTCVCSVGLDMIALPGDTSAATLSGITADEMAIGMINQKTTAVRLIPVIGKGIGDMVEFGGLLGYAPIMPVNRFSCEKFISRKGRIPAPVHSFKN; this is encoded by the coding sequence ATGATTAATATGCTTGAAGTCAATGAGACGAATCACATGATCTCAGAAGAAAATCTGGATGTGAGAACGATCACAATGGGTATCAGCCTTTTGGATTGCATCGATTCTGATCTTACGAAAGTAAACGAAAAGATTTATCATAAAATTATCACATATGCCAGAAAGCTGGTAAGTACTGGAGACGAGATTACCGCACAGTATGGGATTCCTGTTGTGAACAAACGAATATCTGTGACTCCGATCGCCCTTGTCGGGGCAGCCGCGTGCAAAAGGCCTGAGGACTTTGTCACGATTGCAAAAACCCTCGACTGTGCTGCGCACGAGGTCGGTGTCAATTTTATAGGAGGATATTCGGCACTGGTATCGAAAGGAATGACCCCGGCAGAAGAAAACCTTATCCGCTCTATTCCTGAGGCCATGGCAAAGACTGAAAATGTCTGTGCGTCTGTCAATGTAGGATCTACAAAGACAGGCATCAATATGGATGCAGTACGGCTGATGGGTAAAATAATTAAAGAAACAGCCTACGCCACAAAAGATGAAAACTGCATGGGATGTGCCAAATTGGTTGTGTTTTGCAACGCTCCGGACGATAATCCTTTTATGGCCGGTGCCTTTCACGGGGTAACAGAGGCCGATGCTGTGATCAATGTCGGTGTCTCCGGTCCCGGAGTGGTAAAGCATGCGCTGGAAAAGGTAAGAGGTGAAGACTTTGAAGTGCTCTGTGAGACGATTAAGAAGACTGCTTTTAAAGTGACACGTGTCGGACAACTTGTCGCAGGGGAAGCATCCAGACGTCTTGGAGTTCCATTTGGAATTGTGGATCTCTCTCTGGCCCCGACACCGGCAATAGGCGATTCTGTGGCAGAAATTCTTGAGGAGATCGGGCTGGAGGCTGTCGGAGCTCCCGGTACAACAGCGGCACTTGCACTTTTGAATGATCAGGTGAAAAAGGGTGGTGTTATGGCATCCTCTTACGTGGGAGGGTTAAGCGGTGCATTCATCCCGGTCAGTGAGGATCAGGGAATGATTGATGCGGTAAATGCAGGTGCCCTTACGATAGAAAAACTGGAGGCGATGACCTGCGTCTGTTCCGTGGGATTGGATATGATTGCGCTTCCGGGGGATACATCGGCTGCAACACTTTCCGGAATCACAGCAGATGAGATGGCTATCGGAATGATCAATCAGAAAACCACAGCTGTTCGTCTGATCCCTGTGATCGGAAAGGGTATTGGAGATATGGTTGAGTTTGGCGGCCTTTTGGGATATGCTCCTATTATGCCGGTGAATCGTTTTTCATGTGAAAAGTTTATCAGCAGAAAAGGCAGGATACCCGCTCCGGTTCACAGCTTTAAGAATTGA
- a CDS encoding nucleotidyltransferase, whose translation MTVTGIIAEYNPFHNGHAYQMEQARKMTGADYLVIVMSGDYVQRGTPAIIEKHLRAKMALNCGADLVLELPVRYATSSARDFAKGAVSILNDLGVVDYLCFGSEHGSISPFLEIADIVNKEPNCYKTILKEEQKKGCSYPAAHQKALQRAYAFTYPNRESDLSTEFLCAPNNILGIEYIRALKELNSSIIPCTVHRTSNNYHSIETDSKYASATAIRRLLLEKKSKHLKDLVPHNTLTDLMDCLKNNSFMTEDDYSLLLKYSLLQHTADQLTSYLDFPKSLANRAVGSLSDFQSFSQFSALLKTRDITRTRINRSLLHAILNIDQREHTPSFLRMLGFRRDAVPLLTAIKKSSRRPLVGKLADSPLETYYEDLFASNLYHSVAAIKSCQATCDERSIPLVIINS comes from the coding sequence TTGACAGTTACAGGAATCATAGCAGAATATAACCCTTTTCACAATGGACATGCATATCAGATGGAACAGGCCCGCAAGATGACGGGTGCGGACTACCTCGTCATCGTCATGAGCGGAGATTATGTACAAAGAGGTACTCCTGCTATCATAGAAAAACATCTGAGGGCAAAAATGGCTCTGAATTGCGGTGCCGATCTCGTCCTTGAACTTCCTGTCCGCTATGCTACATCCAGTGCCAGAGATTTTGCAAAAGGAGCAGTATCTATACTGAATGACCTTGGAGTTGTCGATTATCTCTGTTTCGGAAGTGAGCACGGAAGCATTAGTCCTTTTCTTGAGATCGCCGATATTGTAAACAAAGAGCCAAACTGTTACAAGACGATACTAAAAGAAGAGCAGAAAAAAGGTTGTTCCTATCCCGCAGCCCATCAAAAAGCCCTACAGAGAGCTTACGCTTTTACTTATCCAAACAGAGAGTCAGACTTATCCACAGAGTTTCTCTGTGCGCCAAATAATATACTTGGCATTGAATATATCCGAGCATTAAAGGAGCTGAACAGCTCCATCATCCCTTGTACAGTCCATCGAACATCAAATAATTACCATTCCATTGAAACAGACTCTAAGTATGCCTCTGCAACTGCTATCCGCAGGCTGCTTCTGGAAAAAAAATCGAAACACCTAAAAGATCTGGTCCCTCATAACACACTGACAGATCTCATGGACTGCCTGAAAAACAATAGTTTCATGACTGAAGATGACTATTCCCTGCTTTTAAAATACTCTTTGCTGCAGCACACGGCAGATCAGCTGACCTCATATCTTGATTTTCCGAAAAGTCTCGCAAACAGGGCCGTGGGATCTCTTTCGGATTTTCAGAGCTTTTCGCAATTTTCCGCCCTTTTAAAAACTAGAGATATCACCCGGACACGGATTAACCGCTCTTTGCTGCACGCCATCCTCAACATCGATCAAAGAGAGCATACGCCGTCTTTTTTGAGAATGCTAGGGTTTCGGCGCGATGCAGTCCCTCTGCTCACAGCAATAAAAAAATCCTCGAGACGTCCTCTTGTAGGAAAACTTGCCGATTCCCCGCTTGAAACCTATTACGAAGATTTGTTTGCAAGTAATCTCTATCATTCTGTCGCTGCCATAAAATCCTGTCAAGCCACCTGTGATGAGAGAAGTATTCCTCTGGTCATCATCAATTCTTAA
- the pta gene encoding phosphate acetyltransferase — protein MEFIDTIKEKAREDKKTIVLPETEDRRTLEAADQILKEDLANIILIGSKDEIEKGSTGLDLSKAEFVDPETYEKTQSYIDKVVELRSKKGMTPEKAKETILNDYTYYGVMMVKMGDADGLVSGACHSTANTLRPCLQILKTKPGTKLVSAFFLMDVPDCEYGEDGLFVFSDCGLNQNPNSEELAAIAGASADSFRLLTGKDPKVAMLSYSTMGSAKHADVDKVAEATKRAKESYPDLTLDGELQLDAAIVPEVGKSKAPKSKVAGNANVLIFPNLDAGNIGYKLVQRLGNAEAYGPLTQGIAAPVNDLSRGCSAQDIVGVVAITAVQAQNQ, from the coding sequence ATGGAATTTATTGATACAATTAAAGAAAAAGCAAGAGAGGACAAGAAGACCATTGTGCTGCCTGAGACAGAAGACAGAAGAACTCTGGAAGCGGCAGATCAGATCTTAAAGGAGGATCTTGCCAATATTATTCTTATCGGATCTAAAGACGAGATTGAGAAGGGGAGCACAGGACTTGATCTGTCCAAGGCTGAATTTGTCGATCCTGAAACTTATGAAAAGACACAGTCTTATATTGACAAGGTTGTAGAACTTCGTTCAAAGAAGGGAATGACCCCGGAAAAAGCAAAAGAGACAATTTTAAATGACTACACCTATTACGGCGTAATGATGGTTAAGATGGGTGATGCAGACGGACTGGTGTCTGGAGCTTGTCATTCAACTGCGAACACATTGCGTCCCTGTCTTCAGATTCTGAAGACTAAACCAGGCACAAAGCTGGTTTCTGCTTTTTTCCTGATGGATGTGCCTGATTGTGAGTACGGAGAAGATGGTCTGTTTGTATTCTCGGACTGTGGCCTGAATCAGAACCCGAACTCGGAAGAGTTGGCAGCTATTGCGGGTGCATCTGCCGATTCTTTCAGACTGCTGACCGGAAAGGACCCAAAAGTTGCCATGCTTTCTTATTCGACAATGGGAAGTGCAAAACATGCGGATGTGGATAAAGTTGCCGAGGCGACTAAGCGTGCGAAAGAATCTTATCCAGATCTCACACTTGATGGGGAACTTCAGCTTGATGCGGCTATTGTTCCCGAAGTTGGGAAGTCAAAAGCACCGAAAAGTAAGGTCGCAGGAAATGCGAATGTCTTGATATTCCCGAATCTCGATGCAGGAAATATTGGTTACAAGTTGGTTCAAAGACTTGGAAATGCAGAAGCTTATGGTCCTCTGACACAGGGAATAGCTGCACCGGTTAACGATCTTTCACGTGGGTGTTCTGCACAGGATATCGTGGGTGTTGTTGCGATCACAGCTGTACAGGCTCAGAATCAGTAA
- a CDS encoding acetate/propionate family kinase: MNVLVVNCGSSSLKFQLINNDKQDVLAKGICERIGIDGRLVYEPKNGEKEVTDAPMPTHVEAISMVLDALVNNKTGVIESLKEVDAVGHRVLHGGMKITQPVIINDEVIKVIEECADLGPLHNPANLMGISACMKLMPGVPEVAVFDTAFHQTMPPKAYMYGIPKEYYEKYAIRKYGFHGTSHKYVSQRTAEFLGKDVKDLKTIVCHLGNGASLSAVNGGVCVDTSMGLTPLEGLIMGTRSGDIDPTVVEYLCNKEHLTPSETLTILNKKSGMLGMTGISSDYRDVSEAAEMGNKEAINCLEAYYYRVIKYIGSYIAAMGGVDVITFTAGLGEHGIPLRREICKAFEFMGLMFDDEANEHANAKETVITKPESRITVCVIPTNEEIQICKETVKLVEQQKNA, from the coding sequence ATGAATGTATTAGTAGTAAACTGTGGAAGTTCATCTTTGAAATTCCAGCTGATTAATAATGATAAACAGGATGTTCTCGCAAAAGGAATTTGCGAGCGTATTGGTATTGACGGACGTCTGGTATATGAACCGAAAAATGGAGAAAAAGAAGTGACAGATGCTCCCATGCCGACTCATGTAGAAGCTATTTCCATGGTGCTCGATGCACTCGTCAATAACAAAACTGGTGTTATTGAGTCTTTAAAAGAAGTGGATGCGGTCGGACATCGTGTCCTTCATGGAGGAATGAAGATTACTCAGCCTGTTATCATCAATGATGAGGTGATCAAAGTTATCGAAGAATGTGCGGATCTGGGACCACTCCATAATCCGGCAAACCTTATGGGAATTAGTGCATGCATGAAGCTGATGCCTGGTGTGCCGGAAGTGGCCGTTTTCGATACGGCTTTCCATCAGACAATGCCTCCAAAGGCTTATATGTATGGGATACCAAAGGAGTATTATGAGAAGTATGCGATTCGAAAATATGGTTTCCACGGAACCTCCCATAAATATGTTTCCCAAAGAACAGCTGAGTTTCTCGGGAAGGATGTCAAAGATCTGAAGACCATCGTATGCCATCTGGGCAATGGCGCTTCGCTTTCAGCGGTAAACGGCGGTGTCTGCGTAGATACATCTATGGGGCTGACCCCTCTGGAAGGTCTGATCATGGGTACAAGATCCGGTGATATTGATCCCACCGTGGTAGAATATCTCTGTAACAAAGAGCATCTGACTCCTTCGGAAACACTTACGATACTAAATAAAAAATCCGGTATGCTTGGTATGACCGGAATCTCCAGTGATTATCGTGATGTGTCTGAAGCTGCGGAAATGGGAAATAAGGAGGCGATTAACTGCCTTGAAGCATATTATTACAGGGTTATCAAGTACATTGGTTCCTATATTGCAGCTATGGGAGGCGTAGATGTTATCACGTTTACAGCAGGACTTGGCGAACATGGTATACCGCTTCGCCGGGAGATCTGCAAAGCCTTTGAGTTTATGGGACTTATGTTCGATGATGAGGCGAATGAACATGCCAATGCGAAAGAGACAGTTATTACAAAACCGGAATCCAGAATTACAGTTTGTGTGATTCCTACAAATGAAGAAATTCAGATCTGCAAAGAGACAGTTAAACTGGTAGAGCAGCAGAAAAATGCTTGA
- a CDS encoding YceD family protein, with amino-acid sequence MLVELSKVIFHEGYTMQQDTKLDLTEITVQGEQFPVLAADPVELTVTNSGDSVLLIQLQGKVSAVLPCARCLEDVKYDFPLSIERSVDMKLSAEEMEESEEEYNFIEKGHLNVDQLVANELLINWPIRVLCKKDCKGICSRCGANLNLGDCGCDREELDPRMAALKDIFSKFKEV; translated from the coding sequence ATGCTGGTTGAATTATCTAAGGTGATCTTCCATGAGGGATACACCATGCAACAGGATACAAAACTGGATTTAACAGAGATTACTGTTCAGGGAGAACAGTTTCCCGTTCTGGCAGCTGATCCGGTGGAGCTTACGGTAACGAATTCCGGAGACAGTGTTTTATTGATTCAGCTTCAGGGGAAAGTATCTGCAGTGCTTCCATGTGCGAGATGCCTGGAAGATGTGAAATATGATTTCCCTCTTTCTATAGAACGTAGTGTTGATATGAAACTTTCTGCCGAAGAGATGGAAGAGTCGGAGGAAGAGTATAACTTTATTGAAAAGGGTCATCTGAATGTTGACCAACTGGTGGCGAATGAACTCTTAATCAACTGGCCGATTCGTGTTCTATGTAAAAAGGACTGCAAGGGAATCTGCAGCCGCTGCGGCGCCAACTTAAATCTTGGCGATTGTGGTTGTGACAGAGAAGAGTTAGACCCGCGAATGGCTGCATTAAAAGATATATTCAGCAAGTTTAAGGAGGTGTAA
- the rpmF gene encoding 50S ribosomal protein L32, which produces MSICPKNKSSKARRDKRRANWKMSAPNLVKCSKCGELMMPHRVCKACGTYNKKEIISVD; this is translated from the coding sequence ATGTCCATCTGTCCAAAGAATAAATCATCAAAAGCAAGAAGAGACAAGAGAAGAGCAAACTGGAAAATGTCTGCTCCGAACCTTGTAAAATGCAGTAAATGTGGAGAGCTTATGATGCCTCACAGAGTATGCAAAGCTTGTGGAACATATAATAAAAAAGAAATCATCTCTGTGGACTAG